One genomic segment of [Phormidium] sp. ETS-05 includes these proteins:
- the fusA gene encoding elongation factor G → MARTVPLERVRNIGIAAHIDAGKTTTTERILFYSGVVHKIGEVHEGTTVTDWMEQERERGITITAAAITTSWKDHQINIIDTPGHVDFTIEVERSMRVLDGVIAVFCSVGGVQPQSETVWRQADRYKVPRIAFVNKMDRTGANFYRVYEQIRDRMRANAVAIQLPIGAEDTFRGIIDLVQMRARIYTNDAGTDIQETEIPEDMQSLAEEYRLKLVEAVAETDDALTEKYLEGEELTEEEIVKGLRHGTIAGTIVPLLCGSAFKNKGVQLLLDAVVDYLPAPTEVPAIQGVLPNGDATIRNADDSEPLAALAFKIMADPYGRLTFVRVYSGVLQKGSYVLNSTKNKKERISRLIVLKADDRIEVDELRAGDLGAALGLKDTFTGDTICDDSSPVILESLYIPEPVISVAVEPKTKQDMDKLSKALQALSQEDPTFRVSIDPETNQTVIAGMGELHLEILVDRMLREYKVEANVGAPQVAYRETIRKAVRAEGKFIRQSGGKGQYGHVVIELEPGEPGTGFEFVSKIVGGIVPKEYISPAEQGMKEACESGILAGYPLIDVKATMVDGSYHEVDSSEMAFKIAGSMAIKEGVMKASPVLLEPMMKVEVEVPENFLGDVMGDLNSRRGQIEGMGSEQGIAKVKAKVPLAEMFGYATDIRSKTQGRGIFTMEFSHYEEVPRNVAETIIAKSKGNA, encoded by the coding sequence GTGGCACGTACTGTCCCGCTTGAGAGGGTACGCAATATCGGAATCGCAGCTCACATTGATGCGGGCAAAACGACAACAACAGAGCGGATACTGTTCTATTCCGGAGTGGTTCACAAAATTGGTGAGGTACACGAAGGAACCACTGTAACAGACTGGATGGAACAGGAGCGGGAGCGGGGCATTACCATTACAGCCGCTGCCATCACCACCAGTTGGAAAGACCATCAAATCAACATTATTGATACGCCGGGGCACGTGGACTTCACGATCGAAGTGGAGCGCTCGATGCGGGTGTTAGATGGTGTGATTGCGGTGTTCTGTTCGGTGGGAGGGGTACAGCCGCAATCGGAAACGGTGTGGCGGCAAGCCGATCGGTATAAAGTGCCCCGAATCGCTTTCGTGAACAAGATGGATAGGACGGGAGCGAATTTCTACAGGGTATATGAGCAAATACGCGATCGGATGCGAGCCAACGCGGTGGCGATCCAACTGCCGATCGGCGCAGAAGATACCTTCCGAGGGATTATCGACTTGGTTCAGATGCGCGCCCGCATCTACACGAACGATGCTGGCACGGACATCCAAGAAACGGAAATTCCAGAGGATATGCAATCCTTGGCAGAGGAGTATCGCCTCAAGCTGGTGGAAGCAGTGGCAGAAACCGATGATGCCCTCACGGAAAAATACCTCGAAGGAGAGGAATTGACCGAAGAGGAAATCGTCAAGGGTTTGCGTCACGGCACGATCGCAGGCACGATCGTCCCCTTGTTATGTGGTTCGGCCTTCAAAAATAAAGGCGTCCAGCTATTATTGGATGCGGTGGTGGATTACCTGCCCGCCCCCACAGAAGTACCCGCAATTCAGGGGGTGCTGCCCAATGGCGATGCCACGATTCGGAATGCAGATGACTCGGAGCCTTTGGCGGCTCTGGCCTTCAAAATTATGGCGGACCCATACGGGCGCTTGACCTTCGTGCGGGTTTACTCCGGTGTCCTGCAAAAGGGCAGCTATGTCCTGAACTCCACCAAAAACAAGAAAGAGCGCATCTCCCGCCTGATCGTTCTCAAAGCAGACGATCGGATCGAGGTGGACGAACTGCGAGCCGGAGACTTGGGCGCGGCTCTGGGGCTGAAAGACACCTTCACTGGTGATACCATCTGCGATGACAGCAGCCCAGTGATTCTGGAGTCCCTCTACATCCCCGAGCCGGTAATCTCGGTGGCGGTAGAACCCAAAACCAAGCAGGACATGGACAAGCTGTCCAAGGCGCTCCAAGCTCTCTCCCAAGAAGACCCCACCTTCCGGGTCAGCATCGACCCGGAAACCAATCAAACTGTGATTGCGGGGATGGGAGAGCTGCACTTGGAAATTCTGGTGGACCGGATGCTGCGGGAGTACAAGGTAGAAGCCAACGTGGGCGCGCCCCAGGTGGCCTACCGGGAGACCATCCGCAAAGCAGTCCGCGCCGAAGGCAAATTCATCCGCCAGAGCGGTGGCAAGGGTCAGTATGGCCACGTGGTCATAGAATTGGAACCAGGAGAACCGGGAACTGGCTTTGAATTCGTCTCCAAGATTGTGGGTGGGATTGTGCCCAAAGAGTACATCTCGCCAGCAGAACAGGGGATGAAAGAAGCCTGCGAATCGGGTATCTTGGCGGGTTATCCCCTGATTGATGTCAAAGCCACAATGGTAGATGGTTCCTACCACGAGGTGGACTCTTCGGAAATGGCCTTCAAGATTGCAGGCTCAATGGCAATTAAGGAAGGGGTAATGAAAGCCTCACCGGTGCTGTTAGAGCCTATGATGAAGGTTGAGGTGGAAGTGCCAGAGAATTTCCTCGGGGATGTGATGGGCGACCTCAATTCCCGCCGAGGCCAAATCGAAGGCATGGGCAGCGAACAGGGAATCGCCAAGGTTAAGGCCAAGGTGCCCTTGGCAGAGATGTTTGGCTACGCCACCGATATCCGGTCTAAAACCCAAGGCCGGGGTATCTTCACGATGGAGTTCAGCCACTACGAAGAAGTGCCTCGTAATGTGGCGGAAACCATCATCGCTAAAAGCAAAGGGAACGCCTGA
- a CDS encoding ATP-binding protein: MPNHQQPGILFIGVNDDGTCANLPIDDRLLRTLSEMRSNGNILPFPVMIVEKRTLGGCELAVVIVEPSDAPPVRYNGRVWVRIGPRRATATAEEERILSEKRRSRDLPFDIQTLPSATIDDLDVKLFQAEYLPACIPPEILAENQRTVAEQLASVRFVSLKPSINPTNLGILVVGKDSRQFLPGAYIQFVRFDGTEITDPIKDQKEISGPLLQVLRRLDETLSTQISVASDVTAPVEIKQPDYPLIALQQLTRNAVLHRTYEGTNAPVRLYWFKDRIEIHNPGGPFGQVKRDNFGQPGVTDYRNPNLAEVMKNLGYVQKFGIGIALARKELEKNGNPPPEFQIEDTYIVAIIRRRP, from the coding sequence TTGCCGAACCACCAACAACCCGGTATTCTATTTATTGGGGTTAATGATGATGGCACCTGTGCCAATCTTCCCATAGACGATCGACTATTGCGCACCCTATCAGAAATGCGATCCAATGGTAATATCCTCCCCTTCCCGGTAATGATAGTGGAAAAGCGCACCCTTGGAGGATGTGAGTTGGCTGTAGTTATCGTTGAACCATCGGATGCGCCGCCGGTGCGATATAATGGCAGGGTTTGGGTGAGGATAGGCCCCCGACGCGCAACGGCGACAGCAGAAGAAGAAAGAATACTCTCAGAAAAGCGCCGCTCGCGAGATTTACCTTTTGATATCCAAACTTTACCTTCCGCTACCATCGATGACCTGGATGTAAAGTTATTCCAAGCGGAATATTTACCCGCCTGCATCCCCCCGGAAATTTTAGCAGAAAATCAAAGGACTGTGGCTGAGCAACTAGCCTCGGTAAGGTTCGTCAGCCTGAAACCATCAATTAACCCCACGAATCTGGGGATTTTGGTGGTTGGCAAAGATTCCAGGCAGTTTCTTCCTGGCGCTTACATTCAGTTTGTGCGGTTTGATGGCACGGAAATCACCGACCCCATTAAAGACCAAAAAGAAATATCTGGACCGCTTTTGCAGGTATTGCGGCGGTTGGATGAAACTTTATCAACTCAAATCTCAGTTGCTTCTGATGTTACTGCTCCGGTGGAAATTAAACAACCAGATTACCCATTGATAGCGCTGCAACAGTTAACTAGAAATGCTGTTTTGCATCGCACTTATGAAGGGACAAATGCACCGGTGCGGCTTTATTGGTTCAAAGATCGGATAGAAATCCATAACCCCGGCGGTCCCTTTGGCCAAGTGAAGCGGGATAACTTTGGTCAGCCGGGAGTCACTGACTACCGCAATCCCAACTTAGCCGAAGTGATGAAAAATCTTGGCTATGTGCAAAAATTTGGTATCGGTATTGCCTTGGCACGCAAAGAACTGGAAAAAAATGGCAACCCACCCCCAGAATTCCAAATCGAAGATACTTATATCGTAGCAATTATCAGGAGGCGCCCATGA
- a CDS encoding LON peptidase substrate-binding domain-containing protein — MPSSSSLAVRELPLFPLPEVVLFPGRPLPLHIFEFRYRIMMNTILESDRRFGVLMWDPVERQPAKVGCCAEIVQYHRLPDDRMKMLTLGQQRFRVLEYVREKPYLVGLVEWIEDSTPQEDLRPLASDVEQLLRDVVRLSAKLMDRDLELPEDIPDLPTELSYWVASNLYGVPKEQQDLLEMQDTLSRLQREAEILTSTRNHLAARTVLKDALDETDFQKPGF; from the coding sequence ATGCCATCTTCTTCCTCCCTCGCAGTTAGAGAACTACCGTTGTTCCCGCTACCGGAAGTAGTTCTATTTCCAGGCAGACCTTTGCCCCTGCACATCTTTGAATTTCGCTACAGAATCATGATGAATACGATTCTGGAAAGCGATCGCCGGTTCGGGGTGTTGATGTGGGACCCGGTAGAGCGCCAACCCGCCAAAGTGGGCTGCTGTGCCGAAATTGTTCAGTACCACCGCCTGCCAGACGATCGGATGAAAATGCTCACCTTGGGGCAGCAGCGGTTTCGGGTTCTGGAATATGTCCGGGAAAAACCCTATCTTGTGGGCTTAGTGGAATGGATCGAAGATAGCACCCCCCAAGAGGATTTAAGACCTTTGGCATCAGACGTAGAACAACTGTTGCGGGATGTGGTGCGCCTATCGGCCAAATTAATGGATCGAGACCTGGAACTCCCCGAAGACATCCCCGACCTCCCCACAGAACTATCCTACTGGGTTGCCAGCAACCTTTACGGCGTCCCCAAAGAGCAGCAAGACCTTTTGGAAATGCAAGACACTTTGAGCCGCCTGCAACGAGAAGCAGAAATTCTTACCTCTACCCGCAATCATCTGGCTGCTCGCACGGTATTGAAAGATGCTCTAGATGAAACCGATTTTCAGAAACCGGGTTTCTAA
- the rpsJ gene encoding 30S ribosomal protein S10 — MQQQKIRIRLKAFDRRILDASCEKIVDTANRTNATAIGPIPLPTKRRIYCVLRSPHIDKDSREHFETRTHRRIIDIYQPSSKTIDALMKLDLPAGVDIEVKL, encoded by the coding sequence ATCCAGCAGCAAAAAATCCGGATTCGTCTCAAGGCTTTCGATCGCCGCATCCTCGATGCTTCCTGCGAAAAAATTGTGGACACGGCCAACCGGACAAACGCCACAGCTATCGGTCCGATTCCCCTGCCGACCAAGCGCCGCATCTATTGCGTCCTGCGCTCTCCCCACATTGATAAGGATTCTCGCGAACACTTTGAAACTCGCACTCACCGCCGCATTATCGATATTTACCAGCCTTCTTCTAAAACTATCGATGCGCTGATGAAGCTGGATTTACCCGCTGGGGTGGATATCGAAGTTAAACTCTAA
- the tuf gene encoding elongation factor Tu, which yields MARAKFERTKPHVNIGTIGHVDHGKTTLTAAITMALAAQGKAKAKKYEDIDAAPEEKARGITINTAHVEYESDTRHYAHVDCPGHADYVKNMITGAAQMDGAILVVSAADGPMPQTREHILLAKQVGVPSLVVFLNKEDMVDDAELLELVELEVRELLSSYDFPGDDIPIVTGSAVKAVEALTKNATIKKGDDPWVDKILKLMDEVDAYIPEPVRDVDKPFLMAVEDVFSITGRGTVATGRIERGKIKVGETVELVGIKNTRSTTVTGVEMFQKILEEGIAGDNVGLLLRGIQKTDIERGMVIAKPGSITPHTQFEGEVYVLKKEEGGRHTPFFPNYRPQFYVRTTDVTGSIKAFTADDGTAPEMVMPGDRIKMTVELINPIAIEQGMRFAIREGGRTIGAGVVSKILK from the coding sequence ATGGCACGCGCAAAGTTTGAACGGACTAAACCCCACGTCAACATCGGTACGATCGGTCACGTGGACCACGGCAAAACTACCCTGACGGCGGCAATCACGATGGCACTGGCCGCCCAAGGTAAGGCGAAAGCGAAAAAGTACGAAGACATTGATGCCGCTCCTGAAGAAAAGGCACGGGGGATCACCATCAACACTGCTCACGTGGAGTATGAAAGTGATACTCGCCACTACGCACACGTGGACTGCCCCGGTCACGCTGACTATGTGAAAAACATGATCACTGGCGCAGCACAAATGGACGGCGCCATCCTGGTAGTGTCTGCCGCTGACGGCCCTATGCCACAAACTCGGGAACATATCCTGCTGGCTAAGCAGGTGGGCGTCCCCAGCTTGGTGGTCTTCTTGAACAAAGAAGATATGGTGGATGACGCCGAACTGCTGGAACTGGTGGAACTGGAAGTCCGGGAACTGCTCAGCTCTTATGATTTCCCTGGAGATGACATTCCCATCGTCACCGGTTCGGCGGTGAAAGCGGTGGAAGCTTTGACGAAAAATGCGACCATCAAGAAAGGTGACGACCCCTGGGTAGATAAGATTTTGAAACTGATGGATGAGGTGGATGCCTACATCCCAGAACCCGTGCGCGATGTGGATAAGCCATTCTTGATGGCCGTTGAAGACGTATTCTCGATTACCGGTCGGGGTACGGTGGCGACGGGCCGGATCGAACGGGGCAAAATCAAGGTGGGCGAAACCGTGGAATTGGTGGGCATCAAAAACACTCGCAGCACTACGGTGACTGGGGTGGAGATGTTCCAAAAGATTCTGGAAGAAGGTATCGCTGGGGATAACGTGGGTCTGCTGCTCCGGGGAATTCAAAAAACTGATATCGAGCGCGGGATGGTGATTGCCAAACCCGGTTCGATTACGCCTCATACCCAGTTTGAGGGTGAGGTGTATGTACTGAAGAAGGAAGAAGGAGGGCGCCACACGCCATTCTTCCCCAACTACCGCCCTCAGTTCTACGTGCGGACTACCGACGTGACCGGAAGCATCAAAGCCTTTACGGCTGACGATGGCACGGCGCCGGAAATGGTGATGCCGGGAGACCGCATCAAAATGACTGTGGAGCTGATTAACCCGATCGCCATTGAGCAAGGGATGCGTTTCGCTATCCGTGAAGGCGGTCGCACGATCGGTGCCGGTGTCGTATCTAAAATCCTGAAATAG